The following is a genomic window from Maniola hyperantus chromosome 15, iAphHyp1.2, whole genome shotgun sequence.
AAAAGAAGCGATTGCTATTAGTTAATCATTAACTTATAACATTAATCAGGGATGAAAATTTGCCCTAGCTTTTTATTTGTTCATAATGAACATTTCGTTATTACAGATTTTCggctacttataataaatattatgtggtTTGGATGATTATGATAGAATTAGCTTAGTATCTATTATGATAGAGGTGGGAAGTGGACATTGGAACTCATCTGATGGCATATGGCAGGATAGTCGAATATAGACCTAATTAAAGGTTTTCATGGGTATTTTTCTAGATTTTCAATGACAAGAACCTGATGGTGGAGATGTAAGGTTGAAACTTCCTAATAGCATAAGCAGAATAGTTGTGTTTGAAGAAGGTAGGACGGTACATTAAAAAAGCTTTGACTTAAAAGAAAGTGAAAACTTTTTTAGGTGCGTTAGGCGATTGGTGAAAATTTCAAAGTCGCGTCTCCGATAtgctaaactaaaaactaaattaccaatttttttacatttaacatACTATTTTATATCTCAAATAAAGAAAAGCGTTATCGCATTTCAGCCAATACAATTTAAGCCAAAGCGTTTTTCGGCAAACAAAACTTCCATAAAGGGAAATTAACGGAATTGGCTGCGGTCCCGAAACGCGACGGGGACGAAAAAACAAACATGAAGGTATGAAGCCAACATTAGCAGTTCCCCCAAACATATAAAGAATAAGAAATGTGTCGAAAGAGCGTCTTAATACTCAATCGGGGACGAGAAATCTCGGCGCGTTGCAATAGCATAACAAATTGTTGCCGGACGGTCAACGGGCCCTTTACGAGGCGCTTCCCAACGTTGATGATGATTTAGATGCAAGAAATATTGGGCGGAAGAGGGCCGATAGACCGCGGGAACGTAACCATGGTGACGGGAGGGTAGTCCTCGGCTCCCCCGACACTGTCTAGTTCACGGACACTTATTATCGTTATCGTAATAAATTGGTCTGGAATGCGTGCAATAACTTCAAGCGAGTTCGCAATAAAATTCAGATGTGGAATTTTTGTTATGATAAAAAtggatttattacttttttgcATCGTTTGAatacatttttcatttttatgcgACAGTAAAAGTTGTtaaaggttttttataaattaaattataacgtGCACGTAAAATTAGTAAAATAAGATTCAGGTTTTCACTTTTCTAGTATAAAGATATGACATAGCTGCATCGTTCACTCTTACTAAAGACTGCAAGTGACAATAACATAGTTTGGCAACTTTGAGGACTTCAGAAAAATTAAGAATTCTTCGGGTTTATGGTAGATATTAGAATTTTTACCacatttacaaataggtagttTTATAAGCGCTCTTTACTATCTTAAAATTAAGAAGCCTCAAGTTCACAATAATTACATCAATTGTGTCATAAAGCCCAACTTGTGCTCAACCTGATAATAATAGTATGTCCTCGCGCAAGCTTAGCGAAAATTCTTAGCTTTGTCCCGAAaagcacaaaataatattattctatccatactaatattataaaaacaaaagtgtgtccgtccgtctgtctatctgttagcttttcacggctcgtccgtttaactgattttgatggaatttggtacagagacagcttgcatcctgaaagagcataggctacttttgtcccggaaaatcagagagttcccacaggatttttaagaacttaAATTCAAATCGCGAGTATGATCTAATTAGTACAACGATAGTTTGCAACCTGTAAACAGATATAATCATCAACCcaacgccggctcactacagagcacaggtagAGGTGCGGAACCTCTGAcatcccgaataggaggcagacgtcctaatcAGTAGGTTATCACTGCTTTAGAAAcggataaaggctacttttaatttcggaaatcaagagttcccatgggatttttaaaaaaccaaaattcaCGGCGCACGAAACGAAGTCtgggacatcatctagtttacaataaactTCAGTTTATtaactaaaattatatttattttgggtGGCAAATAAGCGTTAACCGTATAAAACGCAACAATAACACTATGAAGCCGAAATTATTATCCGGCGACTGATGATGATATATCGACGTCGGTTGCTGCGTTGATCGCCACTTACCCTACCCTTATCACAGAGCATGTAATTTCGGATTCATTGCCCTCCGGCATCCATCTTCTGAGATGGGGacttttattaaatacaaaatattttcaatacttGACAAATATTTCAGATATTATAAAAGAGGTTTTCTTTTACAGGCACTGTATGGCGATTGGACGATGAGCCATGGAATCCCGCAGTGCGCCGCCGAGCCCCGACGAATCAGGGGAGGCGGTGTTCGATTCACGTTGTGGAAGATACCCGCTCCAACCTTCGCTCCAGAGGGCCTTCGCAAGCTGCCGAGAGACCGGTCGGCCTCGCCCCCATCATCGCCATGCGACTTCAGAACCTGCTCGACCAGACGATCGAGTTCTCACCACAGCAGAGGTCCACGATTACCCTTCATCCGAATCCGGCATCGCTGCCGACTGTCCACATGCCCATTCGAGCAACGCAGACGATAGTCCTTGCTACGATCGATCGGACTACGAGGGAAATTCTAGTTATAGTTTAAGACACAATTTTCTTCATACAATCGACTGCAATAAGCATAGGACAGATTTTAATCGTAGTCGCACACCAGAATACAATCATGACCATGATTCCGACTGTGATCGAGGACACCCACGGTCGCAAACGACTCGTCGACCGCATCGAAAACATAGACGAGAGGACGGCGACGGAGCTCAATCACTCGATGAGCGTTGCGCTCGCGATCTTGATGAAATATTACCCGCGAGACTTGCGGCTGTAAATCTTTCGAGGGACCAACCGCCACAATCATGGAACCGCAGTAATATTGCAGCTACCATGGAGCGATTTGAACCAGTCGATTATTCATACGCCTACTACGACCATCATTTATCTATGCCTTCCTCGTCAAGAAAAGCTAATCGTCAGCGAGGACGTGGTGGGATAACACGAGATCGAACGAATCGTCACAATTTTGTTACAAGATATGGtaccgaagaaaatatttacgAGGAAATAACAGACGGTTCTAGAACGTGTCCGAAACATCGGTACGTTCCAAGGCAATCTCTCGTATCACTGGACAGAAGTGTTGTTGAAGAGGAGGTACGTCGAGTAGAGTCAAGGCATAAGAGAATTCTGGGAGAATTAAATCTAAGTGTGGAAGCGATGCTTATGCCAGAGTGTGAATCCCCTGATTCTGAACGAGCGGAAGACAGAGATAATATAGAAGAACTTCTTAGGGTAGGTCCAACGGATGAATTATTATCACCGGCTAGTTGTAATCCCCCAGATTTGGATAGTGGTTTTAGCGGAAGTAGTAGTGGGGCAAGCTATGTAGGTAGTTTGCGAAGGAAACCAACTGGATCTGTACCTCATTTACCTGCAGTAGCATATGGAACGCGAGGGGCAGGTGTCCGTATCTTAGGCGCTGAAGAATGTAATTTACGTTGTCCTAAGGATGCCCAGTCGCCGAGGAGTTCGAGTTGTGGTGATGCCAAGACTAGCGGATTCTGGAATAAGAGGGCTTGGAAGAAAATTTCGGGTTTCTCCAGCTCGAACAGTATAAACAAGGCAGGATTAACAGGTGagatattatttaatttctgTATTTTTTCACCTTACCTTGATTATTGCACTAGAAGTTACTTGCAttagaattattttattcacatttatatttttatttgctgtaggtattttgatttcattacctattttttattttctctcACTCTTGTAACAGAGTcccaataatttataatattgattgaTTTTACATTCTGTATTTAGctcaaaacacaaaaaaaaattacttgccCAAGTAAAACATAGACATAgacaaaattcaatttttacgTCGTCACAAGAATGCAAATGAATTCGAGCGGTACAAGTCATGACATCCTGTTTTATTTGTCCACTTTCATCCGCCCGTGGGCGCTATTCAGATGGACGCTGCTTGTTGTTTTCGATTATTTTGTTAACGGTGCGGCATTTCATTGCAGGTCTGCTCGTTAGGTACACTTTCCGGCGTAAGTCCGGCTCGCAGGCCTCTCAGGGCAAGAGGCGTACCGAGCCTGTCAAATGCGATGCGTGCCTCTCGCAACGATGTTAGCCGCTTTATGGTAAGGCACTAAAACCCTAAACATCTAAACGAATCCATGCTCAAATAACCTTATTGAAGTGGCTTACATTACACATTATAGATATTATTaccaaacataatattttttattattattttacaattattgGCATAAAGCGCGTCCAGTCTAAAACAGTCAATTACCCGTAGGAGGAACTCTCtgccttatttttattttcaacttatTCCATTTTTTCTTTGAATTCACCATCACATTTAAGCACATTTAAAATTGCAAATTTTACTGTAAACTTTATATCtagccttatttaattactgtacaaaacCTGTACTTTCAATTTTGTACTCTATTGTTTCTGAAAATATTAGATCTGGAATTTCAAGTCAGTAAGGAGCACAGATGAGGCTGGTTTAGAAACGATTAACAAAGTCGATACAAAGTTCTCTCATTAAGGTATCGCAGATATCACTTTTGCTAACTTGGACTTAAGATAAGTATTGTTCCACAAGAACCGAGACAATAGAATGCGCTTCCACTTAATTAAGCTTTGCCGATACTATGAACAGGCGGAACTTTCGATTAGACCTTTGCgaagtatttttctttttatcacCTAGTTACTACATATAGTCCTTGttttagtttgcttaaaagataaacaaatcgcagaaaacTTCTCGAAGAAAAGTCGTGTTAAGCGGTGTGATTTTCCCGGCACTTTAaaccttctggagttaggtttttcactCGTAGCATGATTTCATAGTCAGGTCGCGGTAACAAGATCATATGGACCGCGTATAATGCGCATgtcagcgagaagctacttgtttaccttttaagtgaATTACTAAAATATAGCAAGTAGATGCAATGAATGGGCAAACGAGTTGATGCATAACTTTAAATGTCTTGGTTACAGATGAAGCCTGTAGGCCAAGCAGAGCTAAATCCAGAACGGCAACAATACCATACAGGTTATTATTATCCAGATTCAAATCAAAAGAAAATAATGCATGCTTACAAAGTCCCCCAATCATTAAAAGGTATTGAGCGAAAAATAAAAGTGCTTTAGGCATTCGAAGCGTTCGTTCAATTTGAAATTTTTCCTTTGTTGCAGCTACTCCAACGGAAAACTGGTGGTGCCGCTGGATTCCCTAGCACAGAGCTGAGGGGTGGAACCCCCGCGCAATTCCCGCCTCCAGCTCCTCCGAAGGACCACTCAGTACTAAGCATCGACAAAAGCCAACTGCAAAGTTGCTTGAAGCATGCGACTGTTACATGTTAACCTTACATTAACCTCGGATACAGTTAAAGTATATTCAAATTGAAACGCAGTACTGAAGCCGTCACAGATTACGGCCGGTGCGGACTTCTTATCTTATCTATTCTATACTTCATGCGTTCAGTATGAATGGAGAGAATTTTTATCGCTCGTTATGTCAATTGCATTAGAAATTTGAAAGCTAACTtgcatacttacttatttaaatacatgTTTCGACTATGACTGGTCGATTCAAGtgaatttattttgatatcCACATTCCATGTCACAAACAAGGGGTACCATGACTGGTGTCGCTTGTATCCCTCTAGGGGCGTCTAAAAGACGGAACTGTTTTAGGCttaacattaataaataataatgtattgtAAAGGGCattgtaaatataataaataactacTTGATGTTAAAAGAGGCGTATACGTTGAAGTGATAGAAGagcctaattaatattttgtattgttaaGACAACAGTTTCATAGAAACATAATGACTACGTTGTTGTTACTTATCAATTTTTAGTAGATATTAGATACAAAAAGGCTGACACGATTAAATCcgatttttatacataaaaatggcttttttatataattattatcaaagctTCTAGTATCAATTATTGTGAGTGTCAGTTGTATTGGAATTTAATatgattttcaattttgaaaagtacctaggtaataattttcatacgtaaaaaattataaacgtcttaaatatttttaaatcaaggtccaatattttatttttacacaacaATTttctgtataataataatattattgtattgttttaaaaatattgccgTTATTTTTGGTGATAATATGATTGTTAatatttgttagtaataaattattgtaaatgttgtaaataattataaacatgGTGCACTCACTTTACGTCTTATATACCTATGACTTGTAAATAAACATTCAATATGAAATGTCGCAATTGTGttagataatatttatatgCGATTTATGTAGGTTACAGATGTGTACAATTCGGGAAAAAAAATCTGCCCAATAACTGCCGGCCTTGAAATagagttttattttatgtgtacATTTAAAATTGGATTGGATGGATAAACTCATGACAGATAGATCTACTTGTTTatgatgaatcattttgtgtaaactttgtaaaaattaattacctaaaagttttttagcgtttaaactacctaacctacctaaaaGTTTTGTACGAAAACTTCTTCTAAAGGCTTAAAAAGTTCTAGGTGAAAGTtggtttaagtttttttacatttaatacGCAGTGCTACAAACTCTTTACTCATCGAATACATTGGAGGATCCGTTTTATGTAAACAAAATTAAGGCATGGGTAGACAGAACGCGCGATGGTTACTCGGTTTCTAGGTGTTGTAAAACAAGGAACCATCGACACTGCGAGGCTGCAGTCGTGGGCAACGCCGTTACGTTCCGCAGTCCGCAGTACTCTCAGTgcggttagtatgagattttagatttcaccaacgttgatagaattttaAAGTCGTAACATAATAACGTCAGTGTAAAATGTAGCTAGGTTCCTTCATTTAAAGTTAATAATTCAgtaccaccgattttaatttcgcaacgttttcgTTAGAGTACTGGCAGTGAGATTAATGGAAAGACTTGAGTTTCAAAACAAGGTAGttcaggtccattttactttagttTAGTACCCAAGTGTTTCGAAGGTACCAAAGTTGATGAGATGTAAGATCTTATACTAAGCCTATAGTTCTTTCTAAACACAACATCATTAATTATCGAGTAATGTTCGCTGTGCCCTGGCTGTTACGCGTCGCCGCCCGTCGCGTTTTCTGTGTACCCAAGTTTTTAAAAGTAACAGTAGAATCTACGATTCATTAAAATGAAATGTTTGCTCCACAGTGGGACATCAAAAGGCTTTCATTTTGTAGAAATAATATCTTTACCGCAGGGCATTACAATATTTACATAAAGGATCCCTGAAATAAATTCTTCGTCTGTGAGATGAGCAATTTCGAAGCTATTTACTTTGATCCGTAATTTAATTGATAGAAAttctatgataataatatatcaagtgAACAATGCCATTCTTATTTTGAGGCCCTAGTGTAACATTTCAAGTAAACTAACATGATACTATTAGGATTGCCTTACATCTATCACATATGGAGAATGAAGATTGCCCAACACGACCATGTCTTGTCCACGACGTCACTAGATGACACCACTAGTCCACTAGGGTGTcgtttacaattattttttggtTACGACACCACTGCTGACTataattgttttatattttgatgtaGAACCTCATTAGCCTCATTAATTGTAAACGACACCCTAGTGTTGTACAGTGTCATAGACAAGACAGCCGCAAAAAGGTCACGATACAGTCGATGCGTCTCTGGCCCGTGTTGCCTACGATTCTGTAAAGCTACTGTCGCGATTCAGAATCGCGTTCAAGATACGCGCGGCTTTAttgctacaaaaagtcgccgggGGTGATGTCCCTTATATGAACTTAGTATGAACAGATAAACGTTATGATTTGAAAACTCCAAATCGTATATTACGTCACGTTTTATATTGAAAAGTTTCACTAGCGTCTTTGAACATTTTaagaacataatatatatttacaaattgCTGTCtggtttatatttttagatcttCGCTCATAGGTATCTACACAATATCTTCGCATTATTGGGTCTACAAATCTTGTAATATGTACATCAAAGTATTTTCTGAGAGCAAAGTTAGCCTCAAAAAAAGCTCAGCATCACATTGAGTAACGTACCTAATAATTTTACCCGAAACGCATATTCCTAGTGTTGCGGTGCCCTCACATTGGGGCGGTCTTATGACGGCACTGCAAGTCTTTTGTTTATTGACCCTGCAATCACGGTGATGACAAAACGGTCATTCATTAAAAAACCactacattttgtttttatatataaggGATCTGTGACGTCATTTGACGCTTTGAAAGGCCGCTATATGACGGCATTGCGAACCAAGGAGAATATTAGCTTTGGGCAcagtgtaattattataaaacagcAAAAAAGAACAGTGATTGTTATTTCAGTAATTTAATGAATGTTTGTAATTTTTCATGAACCTTTGAAACTAAGGTGGCATTTGGTAGAGCGTAGCGAAGACAAGGGGAAAGCAAAAACACCCTATCGGTAGCGTTGCACGCACGATCGCGCAATAAATTTAATGGATTTTGTCCCATAGGTACTtacatgtatttattttatatgagACCATAGCGACAGCgtacatttttagttttttgccCACGTCTTACCTGTGTTCaatgatttgaaaaataaatactacATTTATTAAGAATCTGTTTTATCTAAGTTTACGTAAAAGGTACCTAAACAAAACGCTTCTCACAAGGAACACGTAAGAAATGCGGTGCTAAATCCTGGTATCCACTTAGGGTGCGTTTCCAGTGCAGTGGAGTTGAGCGGAGACGGTATTTTGGACCAATCAAAACTATCATGTCATCTAACAATAACCTGATTGGTGTATTGAACACGTCTCTGCTCCGCTCCGCTTTAGTGGGAACCCACTCTTAAGCGGAGATGTATTCAgccgaccaatcagattattgatagaGTGTAtatagatggcattaaacattATCACGTTCTATGAATAATTGgattggtctgctaaacacATCCTGGACTTCTCCGCTTGAGGGGATACCAAATCTAAGGATGTAATTTTCGCGTACTAACAGTAAAgcttttatacaaataaaaaaaaacacttgagGAGCTGATAAACACAACgatgtaaaaatttaaatgaaagctgttgaaactttactgttATTATACCATTTTGATCGAATTCACGAACTTTGGACTTAACTTTAGCACAGTTTTAAGcagtttttttagaaatttgttCAAATTGTATTCAGTGAGCGAGATCAATTTCAGTGCAGTTTTAGGCCGTTGTACTTGGGAATCAGTTCAGATTTGCATTCAGTGGGCTAAAATCATCCGgattgaagaaaaaatattttgatcagACCTTTCACCTCTTTAgctagtacctactctactagATGCCACCTTGTCtgtaaatattaatattcataATGTTATATTTCAAAATGTCAGCGAgactataattttatataaaaattgtttgttgTAAGTTACTCGACTGATTcgacgtaaataaataattcaatgtTACACAATTCCTTTAACTGTCTGTAATTTAGTGATCGTGTTCAAGTCaaaagaaatttttattaaataaactctaAAAAGTCACTGGcttgtttaatttatttcgaATGTATGAATGAAAGATTTACTTCAATCGCTACCTACATAATCTAACATTCTGAtaactacccataatattataaatggaaaagtgcgtttgtttgtttgtttttattggtacttatttacgttggtttgttcttcaatcacgtcgcaagataaaccaagaaacaaacacactttcgcaataatAAGGTTAATGATGTGAAACTTTGgttgtttgttactccttcaggCCACAATGAGTGAACCTAATAGGCAATAAATGAAGGTAagtataccctgaattaacacatcaaAGAGATTctgcgagatttttaaaaatctgagtATATTCACGCGGAACCCCCCATCTCGTCAACGAGTTGGATTACCTACGTTGCTTACCTAGCGCAATCGACACATAGACCGCAGACCACATTGGGAGCGAAACGAAACGAAACTTAGTTCGTTTCACTTCGCTCATGTCGCTACTGCATATTCTTTTCATACTTCATGCGATTCGTACCTTAGTGAGCAAGCGAAACAAACTTAGTTTCATTTCGCTTCGCTCCCAATGTGGCCTGCGCTTTACAAATACGCCATTTGTATCTCAAATAAGTATCTGTTTAATGCACTGAATTTATTTTATCTCTATCTAGATTTCAAATAAATTCAGTGctaaaaatatcaaaagtttTATACCCACTCAGTCATAACAAAAGATTTCTGTAAGCAGAGTCTGAAGGAGTAAAGTTGAATATTCATTTATCAAATAAAACGGAAGCCAAGTGTTCGTGACGGACaatttaaaggagccggttcatgCTATCAAAGGAAGGAGTAAGAATGATGAGCCATAACTCTTTTCAGAATGGTTAGTATCCGCCTATCAGGCTTACCGAACTATTATTGTTGAAAGATCTCTATAAAATGAACAAGAAATTACTAGAATATATTTCTCGATCTTTTTttggttgtgccacacatgagaCAGTTAATTCCCGCGCTCCTTCTGCTTAAGGCATTGTGGAGGAAGCACCGGAATAACCAACTTTTAGGTATAACATGTGATATTTGgcataatttacaaaataatatgtttttcttCCTTTCTTTCAAAGTATTTGCTCGCAAAGTGGctgtaatattatactactgTAAAAATTGCAAAGCTGGAAATGGTGATAGCCTATTGATAAGATAAGCCTGGGATCAATCCGCGGCCACGATATAGAAGCTACTTCTATTTCGTGGTATAAGGGTAAGGGGAAAACATTatgaggaaagctgcatgcagtttatgcattcataatattctcaaaggtctgAAGTTTGCTAATCCGCATTTGGCGAGCGTGGTGGCCTTAGTCTAAGcccgtctcattctgagaggagagttgtgttcagtagtgagtcaggaatgggttgagatgatgaaaaACTGCAAAATAGACTTACCGCACAGTCGTGAGTAGGCCACCTATACAGAGACCATAGATACAGTAATAGATTACTAccgtaaaataaatacctaatacttGGATTTCAATgcggtaattaaaaaaattcatgagCGAGGTTTTcatgtattaggtaggtacacgttaattacattattttataaaatacataaccACCACAAACCCTCAGTAAGTTTAGGCTCAATACAATAAATAGATATTGTATTAggtataaacaaaatatattctTCCAACACAAAATATCTGCTACGAAACCACAAAACGTCTCGAGATAGCCCGATTTATTAAGCAAATAGCTTGTTTTCGACGTAAACCTTTCATCCGTTTGGCTGAATAGACGTCCTAAAATTTACCACAATGCCTTGAATGGGTGTAAAATTTCTCCCTCGGGAGGGAGGGCTCAGACAGCCCTTTGTATATTTAAATGGGTTAATTGTTTAAttaccaataaaaataaaaaccaaccTTTTCAATATAGTTCGATGAATGTACAGCTGCTGTGTGGATAGAGAGGTACAAAGGCATATTTGCGTACATATTTCACGCGCGGCTAAAATTGGCTGAGCTTATGGTTAATAATcgtattttacataatatcgtGTTGAAATTGTTCGTACCATCAAGCGATTATTTATATGCTACTAGGATTATcgtttatacttattataattaatctGAATAATAGTATATACAATGaaattgataggtaggtacagatagGCATGGAAACcggataataataaaaacgttATTAACGGAGATGGGTGTTGAACCAAGATCAGAGAGCCCCCTTAACTATGTCATTTTAGCAACGCTGAAATTTTAAGAATATTACTAGTCTACTACGTAGTTAaggaagtaagtacctatggaTACTTTCTAACTTGAAAGCGGGGAATTTAAGATACAAAAATCCTTACTAAACTGCATTAAAGTACCAAAGCTAGTTTTACATAGTAATACAaagtatttatataattttacaaagtatTGTACAAAACATGTACTTTTACCAGATCCATCCCCTGGGCCAGAACTACTTACAACAGATCCTTGAAAGATCTTTTAAAACTGAGATGTAAGTAGACCGATTTTGCCGAGGTTTCTGGACCTAtaaattgcaatattttttattgaatactTAAAAGTAGTTCGCGAGTTGGTCATATCATTTACCACTCCAACTctttaatttgtaattttaatatttaattattatactatgattagaatctaaataaaaaactcGAATTATTACATTCCTTAGTTCTGCTGCTGCAAGGTTACCTACTGCCCGCCTTAGTTATGGAGGAATTGTTGATAGAGAATCAATATTATAGGTagcctaccttttttttttccgtggggaaatcctcatggatgccaccgcacccggggaggtacggaggttatgtcggactcttaccgactaaaaccacacgatgttccacgcatcgcctggtggctgggctacggggccaaacacgttcgcgcaacccagccatTTCTTTCCGGACGATAGACTATAGGTAGCCTACCTAGCAAGACTTCATAATTGAACTCAACCCTCCCAagcctcaaccctgatgatccAGGGTACCTACTGCACTCCTAACCCATTGGGATTTAGTAACTATTAATGGTAAATtggtattgtaggtaccaagcaacgacttctcGGTTGAACTCCAAGtggaaataatataaaaatgggtTGAAACTGAGATTCAACTGAATAAACCACAAAAGCATTTTTTGCGCTGACTGTACAGGTGTACAGCGCTTGTGTCATACATAATATCAAGTGTCTGCAGTGCACTTGTCGGCGTCAAAACACAGACGCGTTGCCGTCGGTCAAAGCTTTGATGTAACGTTTTACCTATAGCCAGATGACGCCAGGCGATGCATACGCGGACGCCATGCAATACAATATTAAATTCCATGTTCTACTAATTAATTTTGTCCAAATACCTAATAATCGTTTT
Proteins encoded in this region:
- the LOC117989110 gene encoding uncharacterized protein isoform X3, coding for MESRSAPPSPDESGEAVFDSRCGRYPLQPSLQRAFASCRETGRPRPHHRHATSEPARPDDRVLTTAEVHDYPSSESGIAADCPHAHSSNADDSPCYDRSDYEGNSSYSLRHNFLHTIDCNKHRTDFNRSRTPEYNHDHDSDCDRGHPRSQTTRRPHRKHRREDGDGAQSLDERCARDLDEILPARLAAVNLSRDQPPQSWNRSNIAATMERFEPVDYSYAYYDHHLSMPSSSRKANRQRGRGGITRDRTNRHNFVTRYGTEENIYEEITDGSRTCPKHRYVPRQSLVSLDRSVVEEEVRRVESRHKRILGELNLSVEAMLMPECESPDSERAEDRDNIEELLRVGPTDELLSPASCNPPDLDSGFSGSSSGASYVGSLRRKPTGSVPHLPAVAYGTRGAGVRILGAEECNLRCPKDAQSPRSSSCGDAKTSGFWNKRAWKKISGFSSSNSINKAGLTDEACRPSRAKSRTATIPYSYSNGKLVVPLDSLAQS
- the LOC117989110 gene encoding uncharacterized protein isoform X4, yielding MESRSAPPSPDESGEAVFDSRCGRYPLQPSLQRAFASCRETGRPRPHHRHATSEPARPDDRVLTTAEVHDYPSSESGIAADCPHAHSSNADDSPCYDRSDYEGNSSYSLRHNFLHTIDCNKHRTDFNRSRTPEYNHDHDSDCDRGHPRSQTTRRPHRKHRREDGDGAQSLDERCARDLDEILPARLAAVNLSRDQPPQSWNRSNIAATMERFEPVDYSYAYYDHHLSMPSSSRKANRQRGRGGITRDRTNRHNFVTRYGTEENIYEEITDGSRTCPKHRYVPRQSLVSLDRSVVEEEVRRVESRHKRILGELNLSVEAMLMPECESPDSERAEDRDNIEELLRVGPTDELLSPASCNPPDLDSGFSGSSSGASYVGSLRRKPTGSVPHLPAVAYGTRGAGVRILGAEECNLRCPKDAQSPRSSSCGDAKTSGFWNKRAWKKISGFSSSNSINKAGLTATPTENWWCRWIP
- the LOC117989110 gene encoding uncharacterized protein isoform X5, producing the protein MESRSAPPSPDESGEAVFDSRCGRYPLQPSLQRAFASCRETGRPRPHHRHATSEPARPDDRVLTTAEVHDYPSSESGIAADCPHAHSSNADDSPCYDRSDYEGNSSYSLRHNFLHTIDCNKHRTDFNRSRTPEYNHDHDSDCDRGHPRSQTTRRPHRKHRREDGDGAQSLDERCARDLDEILPARLAAVNLSRDQPPQSWNRSNIAATMERFEPVDYSYAYYDHHLSMPSSSRKANRQRGRGGITRDRTNRHNFVTRYGTEENIYEEITDGSRTCPKHRYVPRQSLVSLDRSVVEEEVRRVESRHKRILGELNLSVEAMLMPECESPDSERAEDRDNIEELLRDAQSPRSSSCGDAKTSGFWNKRAWKKISGFSSSNSINKAGLTDEACRPSRAKSRTATIPYRLLLSRFKSKENNACLQSPPIIKSYSNGKLVVPLDSLAQS
- the LOC117989110 gene encoding uncharacterized protein isoform X1 yields the protein MESRSAPPSPDESGEAVFDSRCGRYPLQPSLQRAFASCRETGRPRPHHRHATSEPARPDDRVLTTAEVHDYPSSESGIAADCPHAHSSNADDSPCYDRSDYEGNSSYSLRHNFLHTIDCNKHRTDFNRSRTPEYNHDHDSDCDRGHPRSQTTRRPHRKHRREDGDGAQSLDERCARDLDEILPARLAAVNLSRDQPPQSWNRSNIAATMERFEPVDYSYAYYDHHLSMPSSSRKANRQRGRGGITRDRTNRHNFVTRYGTEENIYEEITDGSRTCPKHRYVPRQSLVSLDRSVVEEEVRRVESRHKRILGELNLSVEAMLMPECESPDSERAEDRDNIEELLRVGPTDELLSPASCNPPDLDSGFSGSSSGASYVGSLRRKPTGSVPHLPAVAYGTRGAGVRILGAEECNLRCPKDAQSPRSSSCGDAKTSGFWNKRAWKKISGFSSSNSINKAGLTDEACRPSRAKSRTATIPYRLLLSRFKSKENNACLQSPPIIKSYSNGKLVVPLDSLAQS
- the LOC117989110 gene encoding uncharacterized protein isoform X2, with protein sequence MESRSAPPSPDESGEAVFDSRCGRYPLQPSLQRAFASCRETGRPRPHHRHATSEPARPDDRVLTTAEVHDYPSSESGIAADCPHAHSSNADDSPCYDRSDYEGNSSYSLRHNFLHTIDCNKHRTDFNRSRTPEYNHDHDSDCDRGHPRSQTTRRPHRKHRREDGDGAQSLDERCARDLDEILPARLAAVNLSRDQPPQSWNRSNIAATMERFEPVDYSYAYYDHHLSMPSSSRKANRQRGRGGITRDRTNRHNFVTRYGTEENIYEEITDGSRTCPKHRYVPRQSLVSLDRSVVEEEVRRVESRHKRILGELNLSVEAMLMPECESPDSERAEDRDNIEELLRVGPTDELLSPASCNPPDLDSGFSGSSSGASYVGSLRRKPTGSVPHLPAVAYGTRGAGVRILGAEECNLRCPKDAQSPRSSSCGDAKTSGFWNKRAWKKISGFSSSNSINKAGLTGLLVRYTFRRKSGSQASQGKRRTEPVKCDACLSQRC